A stretch of the Pedobacter sp. MC2016-14 genome encodes the following:
- a CDS encoding DUF1269 domain-containing protein has product MEKMIQALFDTELDAFKGLQAIQQLDSTEDIKVGETYVLVKDLDGKTSIRSAKDESEGDAALGGGLLGGLIGLLAGPLGFVVGVAGGMIAGSAGETLRAESVSEYLDAVSAEIPDGKSVLVAHVWENWETPLDAVLLPLTKDIRRFSVQEEIYVPVKSELEKLTEDISVAETRFLEAEGSQKLEWNATLTALREKRDRLQHRLSAQQDGIEQWRG; this is encoded by the coding sequence ATGGAAAAAATGATTCAAGCCCTGTTTGATACCGAATTAGATGCTTTTAAAGGATTGCAAGCCATACAGCAACTAGATTCAACAGAGGATATAAAAGTTGGTGAAACTTATGTGCTGGTAAAAGATTTGGACGGTAAAACTTCTATTCGCTCTGCGAAGGATGAAAGTGAAGGTGATGCTGCGCTTGGCGGTGGATTACTGGGCGGGTTAATTGGCCTTTTGGCAGGGCCCTTAGGATTCGTTGTGGGCGTTGCGGGAGGAATGATTGCTGGATCTGCAGGTGAAACTTTACGTGCGGAAAGCGTTTCAGAATACCTTGATGCGGTATCAGCTGAAATTCCTGATGGAAAATCTGTATTGGTTGCCCATGTATGGGAAAATTGGGAAACCCCTTTAGATGCCGTGCTTCTGCCTTTAACCAAGGATATTAGAAGATTTAGTGTGCAGGAAGAGATTTATGTTCCGGTAAAATCTGAACTGGAAAAATTGACCGAAGACATTAGTGTTGCGGAAACCAGATTTTTGGAAGCTGAAGGCAGCCAAAAATTAGAATGGAATGCTACCTTAACTGCACTTAGAGAAAAAAGAGATCGTCTGCAACATCGGCTGAGCGCCCAGCAAGATGGCATTGAACAATGGAGAGGATAG
- a CDS encoding DUF4112 domain-containing protein, whose product MALNNGEDSMENTTDPVYAVKTPGLVWVKRISYLLDEQFRIPGTRFRFGFDPIINLFPILGDMTGFFVSAGLVLTMVNKGASRKVVILMCINIVLDAAIGTIPLIGQVFDFFFKANTRNLKLMREHYLEGKHQGSGKGTLIMAIVILLVIMALLAIALWNIAEWIVGWFA is encoded by the coding sequence ATGGCATTGAACAATGGAGAGGATAGTATGGAAAATACGACTGATCCTGTTTATGCGGTAAAAACACCCGGACTGGTTTGGGTAAAACGCATATCATACTTGCTTGATGAACAGTTCAGGATTCCGGGAACCAGGTTTAGGTTCGGATTTGATCCCATCATTAATCTTTTTCCTATCCTGGGAGATATGACGGGTTTTTTTGTGTCGGCAGGTTTGGTATTGACAATGGTCAATAAAGGTGCCAGCAGAAAAGTTGTCATCCTGATGTGTATCAATATTGTTTTGGATGCGGCCATTGGCACAATCCCTTTAATTGGACAGGTTTTTGATTTCTTTTTTAAGGCCAACACCAGAAACCTGAAACTTATGCGTGAACATTACCTGGAGGGAAAACATCAGGGAAGTGGTAAGGGTACATTAATTATGGCAATCGTAATTTTATTGGTAATTATGGCACTGCTGGCTATTGCATTATGGAATATTGCAGAATGGATTGTAGGTTGGTTCGCATAG
- a CDS encoding ATP-binding cassette domain-containing protein, which produces MSVQVDGLTKLYGRQKAVNEISFAAKPGRILGFLGPNGAGKSTTMQMLTSYLHPSAGSVAICGFDTQVQSLEVRRRIGYLPENTPLYLDMYVKEFLGFVANTYQLKNVSLKVQQVIELVGLQDEQHKKIAALSKGYKQRVGLAQAIIHDPEVLILDEPTSGLDPNQLIDIRSLIKKLGIDKTVILSTHIMQEVEALCDDVIIINKGNVVANGTIQDLKLQHNSSSLEDVFRKLTLGTEAS; this is translated from the coding sequence ATGAGTGTTCAGGTAGATGGTTTAACAAAACTATATGGCAGACAAAAAGCGGTAAATGAGATTAGTTTTGCGGCTAAACCGGGAAGGATTCTGGGATTTCTTGGTCCTAATGGTGCGGGGAAGTCTACAACTATGCAAATGCTTACCTCTTATTTACATCCAAGCGCAGGTAGCGTAGCTATTTGTGGGTTTGATACGCAAGTACAAAGCCTCGAAGTAAGGCGTAGAATTGGCTATTTGCCCGAAAATACCCCGTTGTATCTGGATATGTACGTAAAGGAATTTCTGGGCTTTGTTGCCAATACTTACCAATTAAAAAATGTTTCTTTAAAAGTGCAACAAGTTATTGAGCTGGTTGGCCTACAGGATGAGCAGCACAAGAAAATTGCGGCTCTCTCTAAAGGTTATAAACAGCGGGTAGGCTTAGCTCAGGCCATTATTCATGATCCTGAGGTATTAATTTTAGATGAACCTACATCGGGGCTTGATCCCAATCAGCTGATAGACATCCGCAGTCTGATTAAAAAGCTGGGCATTGATAAGACCGTAATCCTCTCTACGCATATTATGCAGGAGGTAGAAGCGCTTTGTGATGATGTCATCATCATTAATAAGGGAAATGTTGTCGCCAACGGCACAATTCAGGATTTGAAATTGCAACACAACAGTTCTTCGCTAGAAGATGTATTTAGGAAATTAACTTTAGGCACGGAAGCTTCATGA